DNA from Acidobacteriota bacterium:
AGCGACGCATAGGCCGGCGAGCGCACCTCCTCCGGCCACGCGTCGAGCGGGACGGGCTCGCCCAGCCGGGTGGGCACGTCCAGGGCCCGTTCGGTGAGCCCCGCCAGCTCGCGCAGCGCCGCGCCGCCGCCGGCGACCACGCAGCCGGCGAACTGGCCGGGCTCGAAGCCGGCCATGGTGATCTCGGTGCGGGTCATCTCCAGGATCTCCTCGATGCGCGGCTGGATGATCTCGGTGACGATCTGCGGGGCGATCTGGCGCACCCGGCCGGTGCCGGTGCCCTGGACTTCGAACGGGCCGGCGTCCTCGCCGGCTTGCGGATTCAGGGTGCCGTGCTGGCACTTGATCCGCTCGGCTTCCTTGAGCGTGGTGCGCAGGCCGACGATGATGTCGCGGGTGATGTGGTCGCCGCCCACCGGCACGCTGAAGCTGTGCTGGATCTTGCCGCGCTGGAACAGCAGGCCGGTGGTGGTGCAGGCGCCGAAATCGAGGAAGATCACGCCGAACTCCTTCTCCTCCGGGCTGAGGACCGCCTCGGCCGCGGCCAGCGACTGCAGGGTCATCTTCTCGACGCTCAAGCCGGCTTGGTTCACCGCCTTGGTCAAATGGGTGATCTGGGTCTTGGGCAGGGCCAGGATGTGCAACCCCACCTCCAGCCGCTTGCCGTCCATGCCCAGCGGGTTGTCGACCTCCATGTTTTCGTCCACCAGGCACTGGCGGACGATGGTGTGCAGCTTCTCCAGCGTGTGCGCCAGGCTGACGTTGGAGGCGGCGTCGATGCATTTCTGGAAGTGGGCGGTGTTGATGGGCGCCGCGTTCGAGCCCATGATCAAGGTGCCGCTGCTGTTGAAGCTCTTCAGACCGCGGCTGTTGATGCCGAGAACCACCCGGTTCACCTCGACCTGGGCGGACTTCTCCGCCTCCTGGAGGGCGGCGCGGATCGAGCCGCTGACCTCGTCAAGGTCCACGATGAGCCCGTTGCGGGTCCCCTTCGCGGCGGCGGCGCCGAAGCCGAGCAGCGCCAGCGACCCGTCGGACTCCAGGCGGGCGATGCCGGCGTACACGCGGGTGGAACCCGCGTCCAGGACGCCGATGAGCCGGTCTTTTTTACTCAGTGCCATGGGGGGCCTCCTGCGGGGACTCCGGGGGGATCTCCATGGGCCGGACGATCACCCGGTCGTCGAAGCGCATGTCGATGACGGCGATGGGGCCGTTCTCGGCCCGCGCCCGGTCCACAATCTGGAAGAACCGTTCCAGCCGCTCCGCCTGCTTCTCGTTGCCCAGGTGCACCCGGGGATTGCCATCGAGAGGGATCACGGTCAGGTTGGCCAGATCGGTCAGATCCACTTCGGAGAGCCTGGCGGACAACTGGTCGGGCCGGTCGTCGATCGCCGTGAGAAAGGCGACGTACATCCGGATCCGCTCAAGGTTCTCGTCGGCGGCCATGGGGTCCGTGCCGTCGTGCAGACCCACCAGCACGGGCCGGTCGATGGCGTGCACGGCGGGCACGTACTCGTCGAGGAACACGCCGTCGGCGTCGAAGAGCCACAACTTGTCCATGCGCGCGATGCCCACGGGCACCCGCTCAACCACCTTGATGTAGAGCCGGTCGGGGTACACCTTGCGCACCGTCACCGCCCGCACCCAGCTGAATTTTTCGAGCCGGTCGCGCAGCGCGTCGATATCGAGGCGCATGAGGTTGCGCGGGAAGGCGCTGTGGATGAGCGTCAGCACGTCCTGCCGGTTCAGGTTGCGGCAGCCCTCCAGGACCACCTGGTTGACGCTGTACAGGCCCCGGTCGCGGCTGTAGGTGTACATCAGGAACAGCGCCGTGAGCACGAGGACCACGGCCGCGAGCTTGGCGGCGATGAGCGGCGCCCGCCGGATGCCCCGGGGCGGTTCCGGTCGGTTGTCGTCGTCCAGGGGGGAGAATTTGCGCAGGAACGCCGATTCGTCCGAGATGGGGATGCCGGTGCGGATGGCGTCGTTGTCGCGGCTGCCGGGATTACTCATGGCCGTTGTCCTCGCCCAGGGCTTCCAGGATCAGCGGGGAGACCTGGTTGATGTTGCCGGCCCCGAAGACGACCACCAGGTCGCCGGCGGCGGCCAGTTCCGCCACGGCCCCCGCCAGGCGGTGAAAATCCTCCTCGTACCGGACGTCGGGATGGCCGCCGGCGCGGATCGCATCGGCCAGCGCCCGGCCGGACACGCCGGGCAGGGGCGCTTCGCCCGCCGGGTAGATGGCGGTGGCGAACACGGCGTCGGCGCCGCCGAACGCCGTAGCGAACTCCCCGCCGAGGGCGGCCACCCGGGAGTACCGGTGCGGCTGGAACACCGCGATCAGCCGCCGCGGACCGGTGGCACGCGCCGCCTCGAGGGTGACGCGGATCTCGGTGGGGTGGTGACCGTAGTCGTCCACCACGCGCACGCCCCGCCGGGTGCCGCGGAGCTGGAAGCGCCGGTCCACGCCCTGGAATTCGGCCAGCGCCGCCCGGATCGCGTCGGGCGCCAGCCCCAGCTCCAGGCCGACGGCGACGGCCGCCAGTGCGTTCTGGACGTTGTGGCGGCCCGGCACGGCCAGGCGGAAAGTCCCCAGCGACGCCCCCTGCTGCACGACGTCGAAGCGGCTGCCGGCGGGCTCGATGGCGATCTTCTCGGCGCGGATGTCGGCGTCGGGCCGGAAGCCGTAGCTGCGGATCCGCCGGTCGAGCCGCGGCAGGATGACCCGGACGTTGGGGTCGTCGAGGCACAGGATCGCCGTCCCGTAGAAGGGCAGCCGGTGGACGAAGGCGGTGAACGCGTCGAGGAGCCGGTCCAGGGTGCCGAAGTGCTCCATGTGCTCCGGCTCGATGTTGGTCACCACGGCCACGGTGGGGAAGAGCTGGAGGAAGGAGCCGTCGCTTTCGTCGGCTTCGGCCACCAGGAACTCGCTTTGTCCCAGGCGGGCGCTGCTGTCGAAGATATTCAGCCGGCCGCCCACCACGGCGGTGGGATCGACGCCGGCGTGGTGCAGCAGCACCGCGATCATGGAGGTGGTGCTCGTCTTGCCGTGGGTGCCGGTCACCGCCACAGCGAATTTCATCCGCATGAGCTCGCCCAGCATTTCGGCGCGGGGGATCACCGGGATCCGCAGCTCGCGGGCGCGCCGCACCTCGGGGTTGTCCGGGCCGATGGCCGTGGAAACGACCACCACGTCGGCACCGTCCAGGTGCCCGGCCGCGTGCCCGGCGGCGACGCGCGCCCCCAGGCGGGCCAGCCGTCGGGTGATCTCGGTATCGCGCAGGTCGGAGCCGGACACCTCGAAGCCCAGGTTCAGGAGCACTTCGGCGATGCCGCTCATACCGATGCCGCCCACGCCGACGAAATGCACCCGGCGCGCCCGGCGGTACAGGGCGGCGTAGGTCTGGGCCGGCCCGGTGGGCCAGCCCGGCGGCGGTTGCGGGACGGCATGCATCATTCGGCATACTCCCGCGAGAAATTGATCACCACGCCCATGGCCAGCAGGTTGATGAGCAGCGACGTGCCGCCCATGCTGATGAAGGGCAGGGGAATGCCCTTCGTCGGCCCGAGGCTGATCACCATGGAAGTGTTGATGAGAACCTCGATCATGATGAGGGTGATCAGGCCGAGCCCGAGCCAGTTGAACATGGGCACGGGATTCTGGATGGCCGCCTTGATCCCCCGGCAGAACAGGTAGCCGAACAGGGCGACGACGGCCAGGCAGCCCAGGAAGCCGAGTTCCTCGCCCACCACCGCGAAGATGAAGTCGGTGTGCGGCTCGGGCAGGAAGTACAGTTTCTGCGTGCTCTCGCCGAGGCCGAGGCCCCAGAAGCCGCTGTGGCCCATGGCGATGAGCGACTGGTTGATGTGGTAGCCGATCCCGCGGGGATCGGCGTCCGGCGCCATGAACGTCCGGATCCGGTTCAGCATGTACGGCGACGTCAGGACCACCACCACCAGTATCGGCAGCACGGCGGCGCCGGCGAGAGCCAGCTTGAGCAAGGGGAATCCGGCCAGGAACAGGTACAGCAGGACGATCACGAGCAGGATCACGACGCTGCCCAGGTCCGGCTCGAACACGATCAGCGCCAGCATCGGGACGACGGGGACGGCGATGCGCAGCAGATGCAGGAACGGCCGCTCGCGCAGATCGGGCTCGCGGCTCAGGTAGTACGACAGGAACAGGATCGTGGTCAGCTTGGCCAGCTCCGACGGCTGGAATGAGACGCCGAACGCGTGCAGCCAGCGCTGCGTCCCGTTGATGGGCGACTGGGTGAACACCAGCGCCAGCAGGATGTAGGTCGCCACCAGGGCCGTCGCGACCACCCACCGGCAGGCCAGCCACTGCAGCCGCATCTGCACCACCAGCAGGAAGACGAACACGCCGATCGCCGCCCAGGCGAGCTGGCGGTAGAACAGGAAGTGGGGCGAGTGGAATTTGGCCTGGCTGGTGGGGATCGAGGCGCTGAACACCATGACCAGCCCCACACACCCCAGGATGAGGGTGGCCAGGAGCATCGAGCGGTCCAGGTTCCAATCCAGCCGGATCATGATTCCAACTCCCGTTTCAGGGCCAGCACGTCGCGCCGGAACACCTCGCCCCGGTGCTCGAAATTGTCGAACATGTCGAAACTGGCGCAGGCGGGCGACAGCAGGATCACGTCGCCCTCCGCCGACAGCGCGAAGCCGGTCCGGACGGCGTCGGCCAAGTCGCGGCAGCGCGAGCGGGGGACATCCGTCGGGAGGGCGCGTTCGATCTTGTCGGCGGCCTGGCCGATGAGCAGCACGTGGCGGACCCGCTCGCGGATGGGGCGGACCAGGGGCGCGTAGTCGCTCCCCTTGTCCTTGCCGCCCAGGATCAGCAGGATCTTCCGGTCAAACGACTCGATGGCCAGCAAGGTTGAGTCGACGTTCGTCGCCTTCGAATCGTTGTAGAACGTCCGGCCGCGGATTGACGCCACCGGTTGCAGCCGGTGGGGCAGGGGCTCGAAGGTGCGGACGCCCGCGGCCAGCTGTTCCGGCTCCAGTCCCAGCAGGCGGCCCATGAGCACGGCCGCCAGGACGTTCTCCAGGTTGTGCCGGCCGGGGAGCGGGATGTCGCGCCGCGGCATGACGGCGACGGGCTCGCCGCCGGTGCGCACCCAGATCGTGCCGTCCGCCAGCCCGGCGCCGTTCAGGGCGGCGGGGTCGCTGACGGGCCGGGCGTCGAAGGTGTACACCGGGCAGCGGAGCCGCGCGGCGCCGGCGGCCAGCCGCGCGTCCCCGGCGTTCAGCACGGCGGCGTCGCCGGCCTCCATGTTTTTGAAGAGGTTCCACTTGGCTTCGGCGTACGCGTCGAGCGAAGCGTAGCGGTCCAGGTGATCGGGGGTGATGTTCAGGATCGCCGCCACCCGCGGGCGCAGCGTGACGATGGTTTCGAGCTGGAAACTCGACAGCTCGGTGACAAAGCAGGCGCCCGGCCGGTCGACGCCGACGAAATCGCTGAGCGCCTGGCCGATGTTGCCCACCGCGTAGGCCGGTCGTCCCGACAGGGCCAGGATGTGAGCGGTCAGCGCGGTGGTGGTGCTCTTGCCGTTGGAGCCGGTGATGCCCACGATGGTGCCGCGGATCCAGCGGGACGCCAGCTCCACCTCGCTCCAGATCGGCACACCCTGTTCGCCGGCGCGGACGAGGAAGGGCACTGTCAACGGGATGCCGGGGCTCAGCACCACGGCGCGGGCGCCGGCGAGCAGACCCTCGGGATGGCCGCCAAGGTGCAGCTCCAGCTCGCCGGGGGCGACCCGGGCGGTGTCCTCGAGGACGGTGAGCGTCTCACCCAGCTCGCCGGCAGACTTGGTGTCGGTGACCAGCACCCGGTGGCCCCGCTGGAGCAGCTGACGGGCGGCGGCCAGACCGCTGCGGGCCAGGCCCATCACCACGTAAGTCTCGGGCACAAACAGCGGGTTCATGGCTGCCTCCCCTCGACGGAATCGCCGGCGCGCAGGGCGCGCACCAACCGGTCCAGACCGACGCCGCGGGAGCCCTTGACCAGCAGGAGCATACCCGGCGCCAACTCGCGGCGGACCTCGGCCAAGGCGGCCGCGGCATCGGGTACGAACCGGGCGGCCTGGCCGGCGGCGGCGGCGGCGGCGACCATCTGCTCGGCCTGGCCCTGGACGCCGATGAGGAGGCGGCAGCCGGTGCGGGCCACCTGCGCGCCCACCTCGCGGTGCAGCGCGGCGGACTCCGGACCGAGCTCGCGCATCTCGCCGGCCACGATCAGCGTCGGCGGGCGGTGGGGCCAGCGGGCGAGGGTCTCCAGGACCGACCGCATGGCCTCGGGGTTGGAATTGTACGCGTCGTCGACCAGCCGGACGCCGCCGGGTAACTCGTGCAGCTCGCCCCGCATCGTGAAGGGGCGGATGGCCGCGGCGGCCGCAGCGACGGCCTCCGGCTCGAGGCCGAGGTTCAGCGCCACGGCGGCGGCGGCGGCGAAGTTGAGCAGGTAGTGGCCGCCCAGCATGGGCAGGCTCACCGGGATGTTTCGGTCGCGCCAGCGCAGGGTGCCCTCGGTGCGGCCGTCGGCGGCGACGGCCCAGCGGACGAGCCGGACGTCGGCACCCTCCGCCTGGCCGAAGCTCACCGCGGGGCGGCCGGCGGAGGCGGCCAGCCGGCGGACCGGCGGGTCGTCGGCGTTGTACACGAACACGCCGTCGGGCTTCATCCCGGCCACGATCTCGCCCTTGGCGGCGGCCAGCGCCTCGCGGCTGGGGAAGTACTCCAGGTGGACACTGCCCACGTTGGTCACCACGGCCACATCAGGTGGCGCGGCGGCGCACAGCGCGGCGATCTCGCCGCTGGAGCTCATCCCCATCTCCAGCACGGCCACCTCGTGCTCCGGCCGGAGATCGAACAGCGCCATGGGGATGCCCAAGGTGTTGTTGAAATTGCCCGGCGAGCGGAACACGCGGTAGCGCGCCGCAAGCAGCTCGGCGGTGAATTCCTTGGTGGTGCTCTTGCCCGAGCTGCCGGTGATGCCCACGATCCGGCCGCTCCAGCCGCGCACCCGCCACGCGGCGAAGCGCAGCAGCGCCTGGCGGGTGTCGTCCACCAGCACCAGCGGCAACCCCGGCACGCCGTCGGGCACGCGGGTGACCACGGCGGCGACCGCGCCGGCGGCCTGCGCGTGGGCCGCATAGTCGTGGCCGTCGGCGGCCGCCGTGGTGATGGCCACGAACACCTCGCCGGCTTGCAGGCGGCGCGAGTCGTTCTGCAGCCCCGCGACGGCTGCGTCGCCGCCGCCCCGGGGCAGGGCGCCGCCCATGACGTGGGCCAGCTGGGCCACGGTGAGGCGGGGCGTCGTCATGGCCGGCCTCCCGCCTGGAGCAGCGCCAGGGCCGTGGCGTAGTCGCTGAAGGGGATGACCTGCGAACCGATGATCTGGTACCGCTCATGGCCCTTGCCGGCGATCAGGATGGTGTCGCCGGGACGGGCCAGACCGATGGCCGCGCCGATGGCCGCGCGGCGGTCGGAGATGCGCTGGAAGTCCTGCCGGACACTCCGGATGCCGGCGACGATCTCGTCGATGATGGCCTCGGGATCCTCGCTGCGCGGGTTGTCGGAGGTCACCACCACCACGTCGGCCGCCTCGGCCACCACGCGGCCCATGCGCGGGCGCTTGCCGCGGTCGCGGTCGCCGCCGCAGCCGAACACCACCACCAACCGCCCGGAGGTGAGCGTCCGGAGAATGGTGCAGGCGTTGGCCAGAGCGTCCTCGGTGTGGGCGTAGTCGACGAACACACGCACCGGGTGGCCGGGAAGCACCTCCTCGAGGCGGCCGGGCACGGGCGGCATCGCCGCCAGCGCGGCCAGGAGGTCCGCCTCGGCCACGCCGGCCAGCACCGCCGCCGCCACGGCCTGGACCACGTTGTGCAGGTTGCCCCGGCCCGTGAGCGGTACCGCGAGCTCGTGGTCGCGGCCGTCCCAGCGTACCGTGGCGCAAAGGCCGGGTGGATCGAAATCGTAGGCCAGGATACGGAAGTCGGCATCGGGCGACGTGCCGGTGCCCACCGCCTCGCCGCGGAACGCGCGCTTGAACTCGCGGCCGAACGGGTCGTCCACGTTGAACACCGCGCGGCGCGGCAGGGGGCCGTTCCGGCCGTCAAACAGCCGCGCCTTGGCGTCGGCGTAGGCGGCCAGGTTCGGGTAGTAGTCAAGATGGTCGCGGGTCAAATTGGTGAACACGGCGGTGTCGAACACCAGGCCGTGCACGCGGTGCAGCGACAGGGAGTGCGCCGACACCTCCATGAGGAGCGGGCCGCCGCCGCTGTCGGCCACCTCGCGGGCGAAGGCCAGAAGTTCCGGCGCCTCGGGCGTGGTCCGGTCGGCGGGGATGTCACGGCCGTCGAAGCGGTAGGCCACCGTGCCCACCACCGCCGGCCGGCGGCCGGCCTGCCGGAAAATCGCCTCCAGGATGTAGGTCAGGGTGGTCTTGCCGTTGGTGCCGGTGATGCCGACGAACGGCACGGCCAGATCGGGCCGCCGGTGCACTTCGCGAGCAACCAGCGCCAGCGCCGGCCGGATCTCGGCCACCTGGATCCAGTTCCAGGCGAGGATTTGATAAAAAGTAGGGGGCAGTTCGGATAGAACAGTGATCGCGCCCCCTTCCCGCGCCGAAGCCAGGAAGTCATGCCCGTCGTGCTTCTCCCCGCGGACGGCGGCGAAGATGCCGTCGCGGCACACCCGGCGCGAGTCGCAGGCGATGCCGCCCACGGGTGCGTCCGGGTTGCCATGGAAGGCCACGGGCCGGAGTTGCTGTAAAATGTCAAACACGCGCATATATGTGATGCCCGAAACCCAAACGGAACGTGCCGATCGTCTACTGCCGCTCGGCCAGCCGGCCGTCGGCCGCCGGCGCCAGGGTGCCGGTGCGGGACAGCTCGGTCAGCCGGTGTGGTTCGCTGGTGAACCACACCGTGCAGCGCGTGGACGGCTTAATCAACGCCCCCGGCGGCGGGATCTGCTCCACGGCCAGACCCGACCCGCTGGGTTGCAGGATCAGCCCGATCCGCGCGCACTCCTTCATCACCTGACGGAGGCTCTTACCGGTGAAATCCGGCATCGTGAACGAATTTTCTGGAATCAGCGCAATCACCGTCTCCCGGGAGGCTTCCTCGACCGGGAGCAGGATGTCGACGGGCGCCGGCTCCGGCACGGCGGACGGCGCGGCGTCGGGCGGCGGCTCGACCGCGGCCAGCCGCTCGGGGGCGACGGGCTCCGTCGGTTCCACTTTGCGGAGCATCAGCACCTGGCGGGCGATCTCTGCGAAGACCGGCGCGGAGACGTCACCGCCGTGATAGTGCGGATGGGGTGAATCATAGATGACGGCGATGACGAACTCCGGGTGGTCGGCCGGGGCGAAGCCCACGTACGAGGAAACAAACTCGGTGGGCGAGTACGTCCGGAGCTCCGGATCGTACTTCTGGGCGGTGCCCGTCTTGCCGGCCACGCGATAGCCGGCCACGGCGGCCTTCTTGCCCGTGCCTTTTGACACCACCATCTCCAGCGCGTTACGGAGTATCCCGGTGGTCCGCGACGACAGGACGCGGACGCGTTCGGGCTCCACCCGCTCCACGAGCCGGCCCTGGCTGTCCAGCACCCGGTCCACCACGTAGGGGCGGACGAGGTAGCCGCCGTTGGCGATGACCGCCATGGCGCGCAGCATCTGGACACCCGTGACGCCCACCTCCTGGCCCATGGAGATGGCGCCGATGGATATGCCGCTCCAGCCCGAGTGGTGCTGGATGCGGCCCGGTTCCTCCGCGGGCAGGTCGATGTCGGTGCGCTGGCCGAAGCCAAAGGTGCGGATGTAGCGGTAGAGACCCTCCTCGCCCACCCGGAGACCCAGCTTGATGGCCCCCACGTCGGACGAGTTGGCCAGGACCTCGTTGAAGGACAGGTTCTGGAACGGACGGTGGTCGCGGATGATGTGGCCGGAGAGGGAAATGTAACCGTTGCCGCAGTCGATGACGTCGTCCGGCGAGGCGATCTCCTCCTCCAGGGCCGCGGCGGCGGTGACGATCTTGAACGTGGAGCCGGGCTCGAAGTACCGCTCCACCGCGAGATTGCGCAGGTTGGCCGGCGGCGTGTCCTTGAGGTTGCCGGGATCGAAATCGGGCCAGGCGGCCAGGGCGAGGATGCGTCCCGTCTCCGGCTCCATGACGATCACCATGCCGGAGGCGGCATTGTATGTTTCGATGCCGGCGGCCAGTTCGCGC
Protein-coding regions in this window:
- the ftsA gene encoding cell division protein FtsA codes for the protein MALSKKDRLIGVLDAGSTRVYAGIARLESDGSLALLGFGAAAAKGTRNGLIVDLDEVSGSIRAALQEAEKSAQVEVNRVVLGINSRGLKSFNSSGTLIMGSNAAPINTAHFQKCIDAASNVSLAHTLEKLHTIVRQCLVDENMEVDNPLGMDGKRLEVGLHILALPKTQITHLTKAVNQAGLSVEKMTLQSLAAAEAVLSPEEKEFGVIFLDFGACTTTGLLFQRGKIQHSFSVPVGGDHITRDIIVGLRTTLKEAERIKCQHGTLNPQAGEDAGPFEVQGTGTGRVRQIAPQIVTEIIQPRIEEILEMTRTEITMAGFEPGQFAGCVVAGGGAALRELAGLTERALDVPTRLGEPVPLDAWPEEVRSPAYASLVGLFQKARLAMTRRESSLDDRLVGGRAGVVRTSHRVKNWIQELFSI
- a CDS encoding FtsQ-type POTRA domain-containing protein; translated protein: MSNPGSRDNDAIRTGIPISDESAFLRKFSPLDDDNRPEPPRGIRRAPLIAAKLAAVVLVLTALFLMYTYSRDRGLYSVNQVVLEGCRNLNRQDVLTLIHSAFPRNLMRLDIDALRDRLEKFSWVRAVTVRKVYPDRLYIKVVERVPVGIARMDKLWLFDADGVFLDEYVPAVHAIDRPVLVGLHDGTDPMAADENLERIRMYVAFLTAIDDRPDQLSARLSEVDLTDLANLTVIPLDGNPRVHLGNEKQAERLERFFQIVDRARAENGPIAVIDMRFDDRVIVRPMEIPPESPQEAPHGTE
- a CDS encoding UDP-N-acetylmuramate--L-alanine ligase, which encodes MHAVPQPPPGWPTGPAQTYAALYRRARRVHFVGVGGIGMSGIAEVLLNLGFEVSGSDLRDTEITRRLARLGARVAAGHAAGHLDGADVVVVSTAIGPDNPEVRRARELRIPVIPRAEMLGELMRMKFAVAVTGTHGKTSTTSMIAVLLHHAGVDPTAVVGGRLNIFDSSARLGQSEFLVAEADESDGSFLQLFPTVAVVTNIEPEHMEHFGTLDRLLDAFTAFVHRLPFYGTAILCLDDPNVRVILPRLDRRIRSYGFRPDADIRAEKIAIEPAGSRFDVVQQGASLGTFRLAVPGRHNVQNALAAVAVGLELGLAPDAIRAALAEFQGVDRRFQLRGTRRGVRVVDDYGHHPTEIRVTLEAARATGPRRLIAVFQPHRYSRVAALGGEFATAFGGADAVFATAIYPAGEAPLPGVSGRALADAIRAGGHPDVRYEEDFHRLAGAVAELAAAGDLVVVFGAGNINQVSPLILEALGEDNGHE
- the ftsW gene encoding putative lipid II flippase FtsW, which encodes MIRLDWNLDRSMLLATLILGCVGLVMVFSASIPTSQAKFHSPHFLFYRQLAWAAIGVFVFLLVVQMRLQWLACRWVVATALVATYILLALVFTQSPINGTQRWLHAFGVSFQPSELAKLTTILFLSYYLSREPDLRERPFLHLLRIAVPVVPMLALIVFEPDLGSVVILLVIVLLYLFLAGFPLLKLALAGAAVLPILVVVVLTSPYMLNRIRTFMAPDADPRGIGYHINQSLIAMGHSGFWGLGLGESTQKLYFLPEPHTDFIFAVVGEELGFLGCLAVVALFGYLFCRGIKAAIQNPVPMFNWLGLGLITLIMIEVLINTSMVISLGPTKGIPLPFISMGGTSLLINLLAMGVVINFSREYAE
- the murD gene encoding UDP-N-acetylmuramoyl-L-alanine--D-glutamate ligase, with the translated sequence MNPLFVPETYVVMGLARSGLAAARQLLQRGHRVLVTDTKSAGELGETLTVLEDTARVAPGELELHLGGHPEGLLAGARAVVLSPGIPLTVPFLVRAGEQGVPIWSEVELASRWIRGTIVGITGSNGKSTTTALTAHILALSGRPAYAVGNIGQALSDFVGVDRPGACFVTELSSFQLETIVTLRPRVAAILNITPDHLDRYASLDAYAEAKWNLFKNMEAGDAAVLNAGDARLAAGAARLRCPVYTFDARPVSDPAALNGAGLADGTIWVRTGGEPVAVMPRRDIPLPGRHNLENVLAAVLMGRLLGLEPEQLAAGVRTFEPLPHRLQPVASIRGRTFYNDSKATNVDSTLLAIESFDRKILLILGGKDKGSDYAPLVRPIRERVRHVLLIGQAADKIERALPTDVPRSRCRDLADAVRTGFALSAEGDVILLSPACASFDMFDNFEHRGEVFRRDVLALKRELES
- a CDS encoding UDP-N-acetylmuramoyl-tripeptide--D-alanyl-D-alanine ligase, encoding MTTPRLTVAQLAHVMGGALPRGGGDAAVAGLQNDSRRLQAGEVFVAITTAAADGHDYAAHAQAAGAVAAVVTRVPDGVPGLPLVLVDDTRQALLRFAAWRVRGWSGRIVGITGSSGKSTTKEFTAELLAARYRVFRSPGNFNNTLGIPMALFDLRPEHEVAVLEMGMSSSGEIAALCAAAPPDVAVVTNVGSVHLEYFPSREALAAAKGEIVAGMKPDGVFVYNADDPPVRRLAASAGRPAVSFGQAEGADVRLVRWAVAADGRTEGTLRWRDRNIPVSLPMLGGHYLLNFAAAAAVALNLGLEPEAVAAAAAAIRPFTMRGELHELPGGVRLVDDAYNSNPEAMRSVLETLARWPHRPPTLIVAGEMRELGPESAALHREVGAQVARTGCRLLIGVQGQAEQMVAAAAAAGQAARFVPDAAAALAEVRRELAPGMLLLVKGSRGVGLDRLVRALRAGDSVEGRQP
- a CDS encoding UDP-N-acetylmuramoyl-L-alanyl-D-glutamate--2,6-diaminopimelate ligase: MRVFDILQQLRPVAFHGNPDAPVGGIACDSRRVCRDGIFAAVRGEKHDGHDFLASAREGGAITVLSELPPTFYQILAWNWIQVAEIRPALALVAREVHRRPDLAVPFVGITGTNGKTTLTYILEAIFRQAGRRPAVVGTVAYRFDGRDIPADRTTPEAPELLAFAREVADSGGGPLLMEVSAHSLSLHRVHGLVFDTAVFTNLTRDHLDYYPNLAAYADAKARLFDGRNGPLPRRAVFNVDDPFGREFKRAFRGEAVGTGTSPDADFRILAYDFDPPGLCATVRWDGRDHELAVPLTGRGNLHNVVQAVAAAVLAGVAEADLLAALAAMPPVPGRLEEVLPGHPVRVFVDYAHTEDALANACTILRTLTSGRLVVVFGCGGDRDRGKRPRMGRVVAEAADVVVVTSDNPRSEDPEAIIDEIVAGIRSVRQDFQRISDRRAAIGAAIGLARPGDTILIAGKGHERYQIIGSQVIPFSDYATALALLQAGGRP
- a CDS encoding transpeptidase family protein, whose product is MDNTLLHKKRLLLFVGVVCAWQLLVLGKVFYLKVFQADELARQSRGQQEDIIKVPATRGRILDCRLEPLAASIPFDSVYVYTPEIQDKDTAARELGRVLGLDARQILVKMNGPLKFRYIRRFIGHDEAQRILALNLAGVGLLQENRRVYPNGRLASHILGAVSLRQDTELGLEGLERQYQDELRGQPGELFIQKDGRLNVLTTTTLRSPQVGHSLILNIDSRIQHVAQRELAAGIETYNAASGMVIVMEPETGRILALAAWPDFDPGNLKDTPPANLRNLAVERYFEPGSTFKIVTAAAALEEEIASPDDVIDCGNGYISLSGHIIRDHRPFQNLSFNEVLANSSDVGAIKLGLRVGEEGLYRYIRTFGFGQRTDIDLPAEEPGRIQHHSGWSGISIGAISMGQEVGVTGVQMLRAMAVIANGGYLVRPYVVDRVLDSQGRLVERVEPERVRVLSSRTTGILRNALEMVVSKGTGKKAAVAGYRVAGKTGTAQKYDPELRTYSPTEFVSSYVGFAPADHPEFVIAVIYDSPHPHYHGGDVSAPVFAEIARQVLMLRKVEPTEPVAPERLAAVEPPPDAAPSAVPEPAPVDILLPVEEASRETVIALIPENSFTMPDFTGKSLRQVMKECARIGLILQPSGSGLAVEQIPPPGALIKPSTRCTVWFTSEPHRLTELSRTGTLAPAADGRLAERQ